The following DNA comes from Pedosphaera parvula Ellin514.
GATTTGACCAGGTGCGCTTGAAGGCACTTTGCGAACTTACACCCACCAACACGCCGGAAACGTCAGTGCCCCTTTTGATACAAGGGCTGGCCGATCCGTCGCCGATGAACCGGAGTATCGTTGCCTCCAAGCTTTGCAAATTTGGAACGAATGCGTTGCCGGCCGTTCCCGCTCTGGTGCCTTTGGCTGCGATGAGTGCGACGAACCCCGGTTATGGTCCCGCAAGACACGCGTTAATTGTGCTGGACCGGGCCACTGCGGCCAAGGTGCTGACGAATGGACCTTGGACGTATGAACGGTTTACCAATCGGATGGGCATGATGAAAAATCGGAGACTGCAGGAATTTAAGAAAAGTGTTTCTCGAGGTTCGGTGGATGGGAGTCAGACGAACTGATGGGGTGGCGAGTATCGGCAGTGCGTGACTATTTACGCTTGCTCGGGGAGAAGTTTGATCCGGCTCACCTCCTGATGCTACGAGGGTTAATTGCTGGCGCGGAGGATTGCATCGTTGGTCGCGTACGCGAATTGAGGTGGAGAGATGGATTGGAATCGTGGGCCGTGTCAGTGCGGCGCGGTAGGGACACCGCAGCCCTACCTGGTAGAACGAGCCTGGCGGTGGGATTGTATCGCAGGTCGCGGGAGCGCTGGGGGTGATGAATTATTTGAGGGCGCTGATTTCGAGGCGAAAGCGAAACTGGTTGGTTTGCCCGGCTTAGGGCGTTTTAAGGATGAAAAACCGGCGTGTGTCTGAAGCACCAGGGGCGATGGTGTTGGTGAAATGCCCTCCGGCTCCGAAGAGTCCTGTTGTATTTGTCGTCCAAGTGGTCAGCGGGGCGTCCAAATTAGTTGAACTCAGCACGGAATAGGTGTCCCCGGCTGTACCGGTGACATTGGTGCCTGACACGACCAGGTTGCCGCTGGTATCGAGGTAAGGAGGATAGAATGCCGTCGGCGAGGCATGGGCATTCCAGAAGCGAAATAAATCTCCGGTGCCGCCTTCCAAGTTCCAGTCCAGAAAGTACTGCGAGCCGGTCAGATGTGTCAGCGGGATCAATTCGATCTGGCCAGTATCGCGGCTGAGGAGTTGCAATGAGTCGAAGCCTGAGGTGCCGAAGTCGAAAGTGATATGATACCATTGTGACTGTCCCGCAGCGGTACCTGTCGATGCTCCGTTGACAATCATGAAATGCGTCCCATCGGCGAAAGGATAGGCACTATTGTTGGTCAGTAACGGTTCCAGGTAACCGATCAGGACATCGCCATAACTGGTGCTATTGTTTCCTCCCGGTGTTGTGATGGGTGTGATTGAAGTGATGTAGCTGTTGTTCCCGGCTCCTTGAGCCCAGGCAGAGATGCCGGTGGGCAGTGAGTGGCCGGTGCCGGGAATCATGCGGAGGTCTGTGCTGGTCAGCCGGATTAGCGCAGGGCCGAGATTGAGGCTTTGGCGGTTCGCTTCGGCGACTTCATTAAATATGACCGTGGGTTGATTGTCGCCATCGCTTGCAAAAAGAGCGGGATAGACGGTTGGGTTATTCGGCTTGTTGTAAACAAAGGCGGTGACAAACGTGTAGCCGAACGCCCAACTGGCGAATTCCTGCAGGCGCACAAAGGACTCATCCGGCAGGGAGGCGGTGTAGCTGGTGCGATACAGATCCAGATACTGGGCATAAGGAATCGGTTGCTGGCCGGTGCCATCAATACCGGCGAGTCCGGCGATACGGTACTTCTGCATCTCAGCATACCAGGTCGACAGCGTTACATACTGGCGAGGGTAAGCGTCGAACATGAGCATGTCAGGGTTCGTGGCCCG
Coding sequences within:
- a CDS encoding HEAT repeat domain-containing protein, translated to FDQVRLKALCELTPTNTPETSVPLLIQGLADPSPMNRSIVASKLCKFGTNALPAVPALVPLAAMSATNPGYGPARHALIVLDRATAAKVLTNGPWTYERFTNRMGMMKNRRLQEFKKSVSRGSVDGSQTN